A window of Rhododendron vialii isolate Sample 1 chromosome 13a, ASM3025357v1 contains these coding sequences:
- the LOC131314298 gene encoding uncharacterized protein LOC131314298, giving the protein MRAVTDGKALKRSSMAAEIGNPEGKRRRKKPSDRPKLLVNDRVEVRSVEEGYQGSWHPGTVIAYENRARRIKFDHHFCENVSRQLKQRVKVPAVVDGIIPASWDLCNYRGSIRPTPPRHDFQKCSLHFGLCVDVYYDEAWWEGVIFDHEDDSEVRTIFFPDIGDEMQIGIDKFRVTYDWDEFTEDWKPRGDWLFLDLVQEIEQQWPLQVSLRQIWYEVREKKGFQKLEQWTSTNRAVWKQLVWDVIVDNCHISVHHFFQVLELPGDLVQGVLPPVAEAINLDGSTSMEEDGRKDSNLLSNSDMPCDDETPSKQDEFCGLSLNSESKSFSSPGSITPGGKFEHQGTGKSIWVWRPADLDIVPRPEFCPNSVTEYCSRKHADTSKLRMHLAYLGWKIEFVRENSIRRMRYTSPDGKLYYSLVKVCEALMDPTLHIVPFSSPDNTIISSSERQFFSPISEQSHARQKPSSSDIVVGSEYCPQAIVDYVEIKKKYLKSKVKVLQLRAKMHLSAIGWSLWYVAKSGGMGRELRYSSPSGKLYYSLRAACEGCMMEGGVTGSNASESRPNISEEARCLLGSERLSSKISDVESGKDCLVGPFGALLSKELVELCKPPVKENKKLWGKRINGLLPLLQRKGRNAYKRMPKKRKTSRSLIKLRHDLDSEFPVRVLRSSKRARQGVASSSSYQNAQTILSWLIDNNVLLPRAKVRYISRKNNHPLAEGKITRDGIKCSCCHKVFTLSKFEAHAGSTYHRPAANIFLEDGRSLLDCQSELKSRNSQKNTMMEPHEMKGSRHHGTNDYVCTVCHAGGDLILCDQCPSSFHTSCLGMKDVPDGDWFCPSCCCQICGRSRLNNDMGNCTDVSVLSCDQCEHQYHVGCLRGVAIVDKHPRGSWFCSKGCKKISLGLHKLLGKSVSVSGDNVTWTLLKYIKCDADDHDGYDTEALTENYSKLNVALSVMHECFEPVKEPGTRRDLVEDVIFSRWSELNRLNFQGFYTVLLEKDDELISAATVRVHGAKVAEVPLVGTRFKFRRLGMCRILIEELEKKLQELGVERLVLPAVPDVLNTWTTSFGFSQMTNEERLNFLDCTFLDFQGTVMCQKLLRKIPSTDLRLIIRTQQNIHSVVSGSDCMDLDGNSAISEAFQADKVEKSEIVDQEPPVVAGDDGSDGGSVTAPPGFELNQPNLELIPYQNGHKENNDNSSFKCYKRRRISDCRS; this is encoded by the exons ATGAGGGCTGTGACCGACGGCAAAGCTCTCAAGCGATCATCAATGGCGGCAGAAATTGGAAACCCAGAGGGgaaaaggaggaggaagaagccGTCCGATCGCCCGAAGCTTCTGGTTAATGACAGAGTTGAA GTAAGGAGTGTGGAAGAGGGATATCAAGGGTCATGGCACCCTGGAACTGTGATCGCCTATGAAAATCGGGCTCGTAGAATCAAATTCGACCATCATTTTTGTGAGAATGTTTCACGACAGTTGAAGCAAAGAGTAAAAGTTCCTGCAGTAGTTGACGGGATCATTCCAGCAAGCTGGGATTTATGTAACTATCGGGGTTCGATAAGGCCAACGCCACCTAGGCATGATTTTCAGAAATGTTCCCTCCACTTTGGGCTGTGTGTTGACGTCTACTATGATGAGGCATGGTGGGAAGGGGTGATTTTCGACCATGAAGACGATTCTGAGGTGCGGACAATTTTCTTCCCTGATATAGGTGATGAAATGCAGATTGGGATTGATAAGTTTAGGGTCACTTATGACTGGGATGAATTTACGGAAGACTGGAAGCCCCGTGGGGACTGGttatttcttgatttggttCAGGAAATTGAGCAGCAGTGGCCTCTTCAAGTTTCTCTGAGGCAAATATGGTACGAAGTGCGGGAGAAGAAGGGTTTTCAGAAGCTTGAGCAGTGGACTTCTACCAATAGGGCTGTCTGGAAACAATTGGTGTGGGATGTTATTGTTGACAATTGTCATATTAGTGTACATCATTTTTTCCAGGTATTGGAGTTGCCGGGGGACTTGGTACAGGGAGTCCTGCCACCAGTTGCAGAGGCCATCAATCTGGATGGCTCCACATCCATGGAGGAGGATGGCAGAAAGGATTCAAATCTCTTAAGTAACTCGGATATGCCTTGCGATGACGAAACTCCTTCTAAACAGGATGAATTTTGTGGGTTGTCTTTAAACTCAGAGAGTAAAAGTTTTTCCAGTCCCGGGTCTATAACACCAGGTGGAAAGTTTGAACATCAAGGAACAGGAAAAAGTATTTGGGTGTGGAGACCTGCTGACCTTGACATAGTTCCCAGACCTGAGTTTTGCCCAAATTCAGTTACTGAATATTGTAGTCGCAAGCATGCAGATACTTCGAAGTTGAGGATGCATCTTGCATATTTGGGCTGGAAGATTGAGTTTGTGAGAGAGAATTCAATTCGTAGGATGCGCTACACCTCACCTGATGGCAAATTGTACTACTCACTTGTTAAAGTTTGCGAGGCTTTGATGGACCCTACATTACACATTGTTCCTTTTTCCTCTCCTGACAACACAATTATTTCATCTTCAGAAAGACAATTTTTCTCTCCTATCTCTGAACAATCACATGCAAGACAGAAACCCTCATCTTCCGATATAGTTGTTGGATCTGAGTATTGCCCACAAGCTATCGTGGATTAtgtggaaataaaaaaaaagtatctgAAATCCAAAGTTAAGGTCTTGCAATTGAGAGCAAAGATGCATCTCTCAGCTATCGGGTGGTCGTTGTGGTACGTTGCGAAGAGCGGAGGAATGGGCAGGGAATTACGGTATTCTTCTCCAAGTGGAAAGTTGTATTATTCTCTTCGAGCAGCCTGCGAAGGCTGTATGATGGAAGGAGGGGTGACTGGTAGTAATGCTTCTGAGTCCAGGCCGAATATCAGTGAGGAAGCTAGGTGCCTGTTAGGTAGTGAGAGAttatcctccaaaatatctGATGTGGAGTCTGGCAAGGATTGCCTAGTAGGACCTTTTGGCGCTTTATTGTCTAAGGAACTCGTTGAACTTTGTAAACCACCagtcaaagaaaataaaaaattgtgggGGAAGAGAATTAATGGTCTGCTGCCTTTACTTCAGAGGAAAGGTCGAAATGCCTACAAGCGGATGCCGAAGAAAAGAAAGACATCTAGATCTCTCATCAAATTGAGACATGATTTGGATAGTGAATTTCCAGTACGTGTGCTGCGGTCAAGCAAAAGAGCTCGGCAGGGGGTGGCTTCTTCTTCCTCTTATCAGAACGCTCAAACCATACTGTCTTGGTTAATAGACAATAATGTGCTGCTGCCTCGGGCAAAAGTACGTTACATTAGTAGAAAGAACAATCATCCACTGGCAGAAGGGAAAATAACTCGCGATGGGATCAAGTGCAGTTGTTGCCACAAAGTTTTTACACTTAGTAAATTTGAAGCTCATGCGGGCAGCACTTATCACAGACCGGCAGCCAATATCTTTTTGGAGGATGGGAGATCTCTATTAGATTGCCAATCAGAATTGAAAAGCCGTAATAGTCAGAAAAACACGATGATGGAACCCCATGAGATGAAGGGCAGCCGCCATCACGGCACAAATGACTATGTATGTACTGTGTGTCACGCTGGCGGTGACCTAATTTTATGTGATCAATGCCCATCCTCATTTCACACAAGTTGCCTTGGTATGAAG GATGTCCCAGATGGTGACTGGTTCTGTCCATCATGCTGTTGTCAAATATGTGGGAGAAGCAGATTAAATAACGATATGGGAAACTGTACGGATGTCAGTGTTCTCAGTTGCGACCAGTGTGAGCATCAAT ACCATGTTGGGTGCCTAAGGGGTGTTGCAATTGTAGACAAGCATCCTAGAGGAAGTTGGTTTTGCAGTAAAGGATGCAAAAAG ATATCTTTGGGTCTCCACAAGCTTCTGGGAAAATCAGTTTCTGTCAGTGGAGATAATGTAACTTGGACTTTATTGAAATACATCAAATGTGATGCTGATGATCATGATGGCTATGATACGGAGGCTTTGACAGAGAACTACAGCAAGCTTAATGTTGCTCTTTCTGTGATGCACGAATGTTTTGAGCCTGTTAAGGAACCAGGAACTAGGAGAGATCTTGTGGAAGATGTTATTTTCAGTAGATG GTCAGAGCTGAATCGTTTGAATTTCCAAGGGTTTTACACTGTACTTTTGGAGAAAGATGACGAATTGATTTCTGCAGCTACTGTAAG GGTTCATGGAGCAAAAGTTGCAGAAGTACCACTTGTTGGCACACGGTTTAAATTTCGCCGACTTGGAATGTGTCGCATCTTGATTGAGGAGCTTGAAAAG AAGTTGCAGGAATTAGGAGTGGAGAGACTAGTTTTGCCTGCAGTTCCAGACGTGCTAAACACTTGGACTACCTCATTTGGGTTTTCACAAATGACAAACGAGGAGAGATTAAACTTTCTAGATTGCACTTTCCTTGACTTCCAGGGAACGGTCATGTGCCAGAAACTCCTAAGGAAGATCCCTTCTACAGACTTGAGACTGATAATAA GAACTCAGCAAAACATTCATAGTGTTGTCAGTGGAAGTGATTGTATGGATTTGGATGGGAACAGTGCTATTTCTGAAGCTTTCCAAGCAGACAAAGTTGAGAAGAGTGAAATTGTGGACCAAGAACCACCAGT TGTTGCCGGGGACGATGGCAGTGATGGTGGCAGCGTTACTGCACCTCCAGGTTTCGAG TTGAACCAACCAAATCTTGAATTGATACCATACCAGAATGGCCATAAGGAAAACAATGACAATAGCAGTTTCAAGTGTTACAAGCGGAGGAGGATATCAGATTGCAGAAGCTAA
- the LOC131314297 gene encoding probable protein phosphatase 2C 25, translating to MSCTVAISNSPVFSPSRVPSSLFCKSSLSSSSPDKSSLTLTHSPSSSSLSSSPSSPLRFRLQKPPSGLNRACGDGGAGRSTSPTVSKRKRPARLDIPVMSFFGAETPAAAGERREEVEVERDGWYSVYCKRGRREVMEDRYSAVVDLQGDPKQAFYGVFDGHGGTKAAEFAAENLDKNILDEVGRRDGEEMAEAVKYGYLSTDSEFLKEDIRGGTCCVTALIKKGNLVVSNAGDCRAVMSRGGIAEALTSDHRPSREDEKDRIEKLGGYVDCCHGVWRIQGSLAVSRGIGDRHLKQWVTAEPETKILKIEPNFEFLILASDGLWDKVSTQEAVDIARPFCIGIQKPELLSACKKLATLSISRGSTDDISVMLIQLGRFC from the exons atgtcTTGTACCGTTGCAATCTCGAACTCCCCGGTCTTCTCCCCGTCTAGGGTTCCATCCTCCCTCTTCTGcaaatcctctctctcatcatctTCCCCGGACAAGTCATCCCTGACCCTGACTCATTCGCCTTCCTCCTCTTCCCTATCCTCCTCTCCGTCCTCGCCGCTGAGGTTTCGGCTGCAGAAGCCTCCCAGCGGGCTCAACAGGGCGTGCGGGGACGGTGGTGCCGGGCGCTCGACGTCGCCGACGGTTTCGAAGAGGAAGAGGCCGGCGAGGCTGGATATCCCGGTGATGTCGTTTTTCGGAGCGGAGACGCCGGCGGCCGCGggggagaggagggaggaggtggaggtggagaggGATGGGTGGTACTCGGTGTATTGTaagagggggaggagagaggtTATGGAGGATCGGTACTCGGCTGTCGTCGATCTTCAAGGAGATCCCAAACAG GCTTTCTATGGAGTTTTTGATGGGCACGGAGGTACAAAGGCTGCTGAGTTTGCCGCAGAGAACTTGGATAAGAACATCTTAGATGAGGTTGGGAGAAGAGATGGAGAAGAGATGGCGGAGGCTGTTAAGTACGGGTATCTGAGCACAGATTCTGAATTTCTGAAGGAAGATATCCGCGGTGGAACATGCTGTGTCACGGCACTGATCAAGAAAGGAAATCTTGTGGTGTCCAACGCTGGTGACTGTCGCGCCGTAATGAGCAGAGGGGGGATTGCTGAGGCCCTTACATCTGATCACCGGCCTTCACGAGAGGACGAAAAGGATAGGATTGAGAAGTTG GGTGGGTACGTGGATTGTTGCCATGGTGTTTGGAGAATCCAGGGATCTTTGGCCGTGTCCAGAGGAATTGGAGATCGGCACCTTAAACAATGGGTAACAGCAGAGCCGGAAACAAAAATCCTGAAAATTGAACCTAATTTCGAGTTCTTAATCCTTGCTTCTGATGGCTTGTGGGATAAG GTTAGTACCCAGGAAGCAGTAGATATTGCTCGCCCCTTTTGCATAGGCATCCAAAAGCCAGAGCTGCTCTCAGCTTGTAAAAAGCTCGCAACCCTCTCTATCTCACGAGGTTCAACCGATGACATTAGTGTGATGCTGATTCAATTGGGACGCTTTTGTTGA